tttcactgattgaCTTGTAACCAGAAGCAGCATTTCAATTTTTCCAAATGTTCACAtgatctgtttctttttccaatACACTGACAGATTTCTGAGCAGGCCATTCATCATCAAAAAACATTGCAGTGACAGGAACTCAAAAAGGACGGGGAAAATTATAATCCTTGATCTTTTAAATCAATCTGATTTTGACAAATGCAGGATATTTCAAAACATGTTCTCTTtacaaattcaaaattcaactGTCTAAGGTGCTACTTCATTCTTTCAGGATAATCTTCCATTCTTTTGGTgtatacatttaattttcacCATCTTCATATCAAGTATTATACAGTTTCTTTCCCCCCAAATTCATTTTTCACTCACCACTTTAGTTACCATTGAAGCAGTAGTTGTATTTTTTGCCATGAAAAGATTAAAATCTCATGTTTAACCTTGATTCACTAAAATACATGCACAGATCAGACAAAtagcatataaatatattacaaaataagtgttaaaaaagcttggcaaaacaaaaacaaattaacatgaAAAGACATGGTCCAGTCAGGCAGTtatcacaacaaaaaataataagactgattttttttttttttctctggtggCTCAGTTCGGCCCAGTGCAGTAACTGTGAACAATGTCATTTTAGTGCAATGAAATTCTGGTCAGTTCCACAGCTGTCAGTCTCTACTCTCAACACAAGACCCCATTTAAACTTTCTCCAACTTGTCTAGCTTCTCCAGTTTCTCCAACGCGGTGACAAACACCAGGTGGTCCTCTGGAGACTTGCCATGGGTCTTGCTGAGGTGTAGTTTGACCGCATGTTTGCTGACGAATGTCCGATTGCAAAGTCTGCACTGGTACACAGAGCCTGTGTCGTCCTCTGGTGTGCTCAAGGCCGACAGGGGGCTGCCGAATGTCATTTTGTCTGTGATCACCTTTGAGACAGCCTGCTGCTCCCGTAGGTGCTCAGCTGACAGTTTGGACAGGTCCTTCAAGCTGAAGCCCAGGTGAGACTCCAGGTGGCTGATGTAGGAGGAGGGAGTCCTGAACTGGGAGGCACAGTCACCACAGAGGAACACAGGCTGGCACGAGTCCATGTTCTTCAGGAACTTGGTGCCCCCAGTCCGTCTCAGCTGGTATTTGACGTTGGCCAGCCAGTGGGATATGGTGGTCATGGAGAGGCCTGTGAACTTACAGATGTGAACCCTCTCCTGGGGGCCCAGATCGGTCATAGCGTAGCGTCCCTCAGGGGTCTCTCTTAGGCTGGAGGCAAACTGTGCCTGGAGGATCAGGAGGTGCTGGGGGTTCCAGTTGGACTGCCTCCCTTTCCTCTTCTGCACAGGTGAGAGGTCCTCCAGGGTATCCTCAAATGCACTGCCATCTGCATCCGACTTCTCTGAGATAGAGGATGGAGTGGAAGATTTAGGCGTCAGCCTTCCTGTGAGGTTCTTCACCATGTCAGAAATGTCCATCAGAGCATTCTCcctcagaggagaggagactgagtcagggagagagaggaggggcttgTTACCATTGACACTAATGCTATTCACAGgtgcactgctgctgttgttattgttgttgttgctgttagtGGCAGACTTTGTTTTACTCAAGTCTATGGGCTGGTCGTTGCTCTCGTAGAACGAGTAGTGGTTGATGGGCTCGGCTGGCTTGGCCTGAGGGGTGGCGTTGAAAGCTGGCTTATCCATCATGCTGTTGCTGATTTTGTAAAGCATGGACAGTGGATCTGCAGCTGGGCTGACTGGTTTGGAGGCCTTACccaggtgtgtgttcatgattGACTGGAGTGCGCTGAGAGGGTTGATGAAAGGCCTCTCTGGTGAGTGATCGGTGATGATGCCCAGACTGTTACCATTGGTTACCGGGGATTGGCGGGCCTCAGAACCATTCTTCGAGTGGCTGTTGTGGCCATCCACCAGGCTCTCTTTGGGCTCTTTCTTGCAGATGAGCTCTGACTCTACACTTCCAGGGCTGCTGTTCCTCACAATAGGTGGTTTACCTACAGAGAGGTCATTTGGAGATGCTAAttgctctctctgctctctcagtgCAGGAGAAGGGGATTTAACTGAGGATGGGGGCCGGCAGCGATCAAGGCTCaccatcctctcctctttctctttcttcacaGTGGCAGCTTTGCCTGTCACTTTCTCCACAAGCTCCTCCATGGCAGTGACGTTGCTCCtgagtgggggaggggaggaagggctCCGAGGGGAGTGGATGACTGAGGTTGGGTCAGTCACAAGGCCTCGAAGCCCACTGTTAAACATCGGCTGCATTTGGACACTCTGAACCGTTGGGGGCAGAACAGTGGTGGAGCTCTTCATGGTGCCCTGTAGCTGGTAGGCTGCATGAATGCTGGGGTAGCCGCCCCATGTTGGTGTGCCAGTCTGAGCCTTGCTAATGGCACTGGAAACAGTGTTCTCAAGGGACTTGAGAATATCTAACCCACCTTTGGGCGTCTCCTCTAGGTCTTCTTCTCTGAGATATTTATACGACGTGGCATCAGCTTCAGATTTCTCACCTgggtcctctctctcctccttgatttttttctcccctagTTCACTACCCTCCATCTTTTCATCCTCACatccttccctcttttcttctgaGCCAGAGGAAAGGGCTGGGGACACTGGCTGGGACTTAACAGTACTGGGGACAGGAAGCCTGGTAGTGGTCGGTGGCAGAGGAATGGACTGGATCTTTTCTTCCACCACTGGATCAAACACTAGCTGTTTGCCCTTCTTGGATGCAGAGTTTGTGACCTTCAGGAAATGACCCGTGACCATCATGTGGGCggtcagctgctgcagtgtatCATGAGAGCTCCCACACTCCATGCATTTGAGGATCTGGGCTTTACGGGCTTCAAACTGCCATGTGTAGCTGGCACCATTCTGGTAGCCATAGCGGTTGTTTGGTGTAACATAAGGGTTAGCTGTGGCTTTTGGATCTTTGCCAGCATCCCCAAGGGACAAGTTACCCCCACCACTACCAGCATGGACAGAGTCTGGGGAGCACGGGGAGACTATGGCATCCTGGAGAGCTCGTTTTTTGGCCGAAGAGGGTACCAGTTTAGTGGCCAAGGCTGGCACCGGTTCTTTAAGAGGCACTTTCTGGTAATGCTTGGTCTTGATCATATGGACGCTGAGATCCTGCAGAGACTCAAATGAGTGGCCACAGTACATGCACTTCAGCACCTTCTGGGCGTCCTCtttcccctccatctccatcagGGAGCGCTTGCGAGGTTTGGACCAGCGCTTGCCCCggtcctcctccttgtccttgTTGTCGTCTCGGTAGTGGCCCGTCTCATTCATATGGACCGTCAGTCCCACCAATGTGTCATAG
The Myripristis murdjan chromosome 16, fMyrMur1.1, whole genome shotgun sequence DNA segment above includes these coding regions:
- the LOC115373468 gene encoding teashirt homolog 1, whose product is MPRRKQQEPRRSAAYVPEDELKAAAHDEEEHLQDDGLSLDGQDTEFLCNEEEEDVDGGRPSSYRDSPLSNGTNPDAGYGSPLSDGSERLTDFKSTSSRDGQEREGGTLPFCPNNGMPLQDSLAQMKAVYANLISDASWSSIAMDIMKSKPAAAGSVNSALTAAAAAAAAAAAATSAASVSTSPTINKSSGVSTASSHHNGRSSSTTVNHTGSGSGSTNGTAASSVSSGTSSSGSSSGVASNGSGVAYDWHQAALAKTLQQTPYHLLPEPSLFSTVQLYRQNNKLYGSVFTGASKFRCKDCSAAYDTLVGLTVHMNETGHYRDDNKDKEEDRGKRWSKPRKRSLMEMEGKEDAQKVLKCMYCGHSFESLQDLSVHMIKTKHYQKVPLKEPVPALATKLVPSSAKKRALQDAIVSPCSPDSVHAGSGGGNLSLGDAGKDPKATANPYVTPNNRYGYQNGASYTWQFEARKAQILKCMECGSSHDTLQQLTAHMMVTGHFLKVTNSASKKGKQLVFDPVVEEKIQSIPLPPTTTRLPVPSTVKSQPVSPALSSGSEEKREGCEDEKMEGSELGEKKIKEEREDPGEKSEADATSYKYLREEDLEETPKGGLDILKSLENTVSSAISKAQTGTPTWGGYPSIHAAYQLQGTMKSSTTVLPPTVQSVQMQPMFNSGLRGLVTDPTSVIHSPRSPSSPPPLRSNVTAMEELVEKVTGKAATVKKEKEERMVSLDRCRPPSSVKSPSPALREQREQLASPNDLSVGKPPIVRNSSPGSVESELICKKEPKESLVDGHNSHSKNGSEARQSPVTNGNSLGIITDHSPERPFINPLSALQSIMNTHLGKASKPVSPAADPLSMLYKISNSMMDKPAFNATPQAKPAEPINHYSFYESNDQPIDLSKTKSATNSNNNNNNSSSAPVNSISVNGNKPLLSLPDSVSSPLRENALMDISDMVKNLTGRLTPKSSTPSSISEKSDADGSAFEDTLEDLSPVQKRKGRQSNWNPQHLLILQAQFASSLRETPEGRYAMTDLGPQERVHICKFTGLSMTTISHWLANVKYQLRRTGGTKFLKNMDSCQPVFLCGDCASQFRTPSSYISHLESHLGFSLKDLSKLSAEHLREQQAVSKVITDKMTFGSPLSALSTPEDDTGSVYQCRLCNRTFVSKHAVKLHLSKTHGKSPEDHLVFVTALEKLEKLDKLEKV